From the Aspergillus puulaauensis MK2 DNA, chromosome 1, nearly complete sequence genome, the window CCGCCTTGCCCTGTGTTCATCACAGCGAGGACGGCGCACCCGATGAAGAATCTAACCAGATGCACACTATCACTTAAAATACACGCAGACATTCGTTATTAGGATTTGGTCTCTGTGTTATGAAGTTTATGTTTATTTCAAATCTTGTACTGGGTGTTTATGAAAGCGATTTATCTAATAAGCCGTTAGCCATGGAGCGCCATCTCCGTCTTGTGGTAACGTAGATGGACTTGGGAGGTGCCGTAACTGGCACTAGAGCACTCACATAACAGCAGTAAAATGGTATTTGAACGAGTATACAGGTTATGAAAAGGAATTAAAGACTGTCTATGTTTGCCCATCAAGCTCGTCGATCTATTTGGCCCGAGCTTCATGCAATGCATAGCCACGCAGTTTCGGTAATAAAGAAGTCTTCAAATGCCGCTGCTGCCTAGTCTCCTTAATTCTCAGTGTGTAGctaagaaaagaaaagaaaagaaaaggctgcCTGGGGAAACTACTCGGGCTCGTGACTTCGAGTCATCTTAAGTTCCTTTGGGTCGTCactccgcagcctcagcctcctccactCTCCACCTTCCCCGGCGTCTATCGCGACGCGTTCTTGCTCAAAGAAAGTCCACATTATCTCTCAATTTACTACATATTTCACTGGTGATTCATGCCCTCAGTGAGCGGCAAGCTTTATATCTCACTTGCGCAGCCCCGTCAGCCTATCGTTTCGAGCCTCCAACAATGTGGATACCTTGGCCTAGGGATAAAAGCGTCAATATATCGACATTACGGATGGAGCTCCAGAACGCCATGGTACAAAGCAACAGTGATCCGAAAGCCCCTCCGTTCGTACCACGTTGGAAACTCAAAGAGCTTTGGGACGATAGGCGCCTGAAGGCATTCGCCGACAGATACAAGGCATTCAAACTGGATCATATAGAGCGCATCAAAACAAGCTACCTTCAGACACTTTCCATATTGGTGGAAATCCAATGGAATGAGTGGAGACGATTCCAAACCGTCTTTCTAATGGAGGAAAATAGAAGCGACGAGGATATTCCCGGGTATAATATGAATATGTTGATGGACCCAACATTTCTTGGGGGGTCAGCACGCgacttcctcgtccagcgacCCTTCTACTATCCGATTGACATAGAAGAAGGCAGGCATCGTGAACTGGATGAGGGATGGATATTGCCTGTTATCAAAAGTGAAGTGTGTGGGAACGGAGGGGCCGCCACTGTCACCAAGGAACACATTCATCCCGGGCATCTCCGTTACAGTGATGGACGTAGTGTAAGTCAGGCACTCTTGTTCAATTGgcaaataataataatattgaCGCTGATGGTTCTAGGGACCCTGTTATATTGCGCGCAAACGTTTCACTAGGCACACTAGTATAAAAGACTTTGCGACAGAGAAGAATATCCTTGAGACACTGCGAACACAGctgaggaggaaagaaaatgaCGGAATCATGCCTTTCTTTGCTACTATTACTATGGGGAATCAGTTCAATCTTTTTTTCGAGTGGGCTGATTCGGATCTCGAGCATCTCCTTCGTGAACAATCTAGCGGTATCAAATTTGGGGACCTGCTTGGAGAGTCAAAACGCCTGGCCGGTGCACTGGAATATTTGCAATACGAATTGGACCTAGGACTTCGGCTTGTCCACATGGATCTGAAACCAGCAAATATCCTAGTATTTAAAGGTCCCAATTTGTCCAGTGCTGGGCACTGGAAGATCTCGGACTTTGGGGAATCCATCCTTAACAAGCCTCCGATCAACGTATCAGGAGAAACGTTTCGATATCCTATCGGGCATAATTTGACAGGTACTTACCGGTCACCCCAGCTTGCCAACAATCTCAGCTTTGGGCGCAAAAGTGATGTTTGGTCATTGGGATGTATTCTGGTCCGAGTCCTTGCCTTTGGGCTGGATGGCGAGAATAAATTGAAAGATCTGGACGAGAGGCGAGGAAAAAATATAGATGGAGAATctgaccatggccataaCTATTTCCATCGCGGAAAAGATCATCTCATTCGAAACCCTCACATTGAGGCGTGGTTGAATGAACTGCCAAACAGAGATAGTCTGGTGCCCTCGCACGTATTGACACTCTTCCGCGACTTGCTCCTCGGAACCCtggagattgatgaggaggctAGATTGACTTCCGCCGATGTTAAAGGGCAAATTCGACGCATTCAGGAAGAATTGCACACTGTGCCTTTACCTGATAGCCTGGCACcaatgccgccgccgacgcctCCATCACCACCTCGAGCACAGCTTGAGTCCTcagatattataaaaagaattCTAAAGTGTGAAGATGATACTCAAGAGCTACAAAATCAGCTCAGAGCGGAATTTAATATCGAGGAGCCTGTTGAAATGAACGGATATACGGACAGGCTATTGATTCATGCAATTCGGTCCCAGTTCACTAATATTGTGGATGAACTACTGAAAACTCGACCAGATATTGATAAAGAAGGCTTTGACTCGGGATATATGACCCCTCTGAGCCGTGCTATTGCTACAAAGAGCCATGGTATGGTTATAATTCGTCGCCTGCTACAGGCTAAGGTCAATATCAATGCCGTTTCGGCGACGGGCCTCACGCCACTTATGGTTGCAACACGGTTCGGCCATCTAGATGTCGTCCGTGAGCTACTGTACCAGGATGCTGACTATTTGGCAACCAG encodes:
- a CDS encoding ankyrin repeat and protein kinase domain-containing protein (COG:T;~EggNog:ENOG410PYJZ;~InterPro:IPR008271,IPR002110,IPR036770,IPR020683, IPR000719,IPR011009;~PFAM:PF12796,PF00023,PF07714,PF00069,PF13637;~go_function: GO:0004672 - protein kinase activity [Evidence IEA];~go_function: GO:0005515 - protein binding [Evidence IEA];~go_function: GO:0005524 - ATP binding [Evidence IEA];~go_process: GO:0006468 - protein phosphorylation [Evidence IEA]); translation: MWIPWPRDKSVNISTLRMELQNAMVQSNSDPKAPPFVPRWKLKELWDDRRLKAFADRYKAFKLDHIERIKTSYLQTLSILVEIQWNEWRRFQTVFLMEENRSDEDIPGYNMNMLMDPTFLGGSARDFLVQRPFYYPIDIEEGRHRELDEGWILPVIKSEVCGNGGAATVTKEHIHPGHLRYSDGRSGPCYIARKRFTRHTSIKDFATEKNILETLRTQLRRKENDGIMPFFATITMGNQFNLFFEWADSDLEHLLREQSSGIKFGDLLGESKRLAGALEYLQYELDLGLRLVHMDLKPANILVFKGPNLSSAGHWKISDFGESILNKPPINVSGETFRYPIGHNLTGTYRSPQLANNLSFGRKSDVWSLGCILVRVLAFGLDGENKLKDLDERRGKNIDGESDHGHNYFHRGKDHLIRNPHIEAWLNELPNRDSLVPSHVLTLFRDLLLGTLEIDEEARLTSADVKGQIRRIQEELHTVPLPDSLAPMPPPTPPSPPRAQLESSDIIKRILKCEDDTQELQNQLRAEFNIEEPVEMNGYTDRLLIHAIRSQFTNIVDELLKTRPDIDKEGFDSGYMTPLSRAIATKSHGMVIIRRLLQAKVNINAVSATGLTPLMVATRFGHLDVVRELLYQDADYLATSSEGCMCLHHVAWAPKEGAALIKEFTRNDRIPVDIPSSQSNETPLIMLIKEYLPRRSRRSQLEWRAKFDAFIEAKADLSKEDKNGMSPLYHAVHSNLPQVINALLSQKARMGSKYPQIEDPTWAPDEPTKRLIEKNIELQPPPRIRL